Sequence from the Phycisphaerales bacterium genome:
ACGCGAGCGGCGAGCTCAACGACCTGCCGGTGTACCTCGACAGCCCCATGGCCGCGGCCGCAACGGAGCTGTACGCCAGCCACCCCGAGCTCTTCGACGCCGAGACGCGCGAGCTGTTCAAGGCGGGCAAGCGGCCGCTGGACTTCCCCAAGCTGCGCACGGTGATGAGCGGCGAGGAGTCGCGGGCGCTGAACGCAGAGAAGGGCCCGATGGTGGTCATCGCGGGCTCGGGCATGTGCAACGCGGGCCGCATTGTCTCGCACCTCCGGCAGCACCTTGACAAGGAAGAGACGCAGGTCCTCTTCACCGGCTTCCAGGCCCACGGCACGCTCGGGCGCGACATCAGCGACGGCAGGAGCCCGGTGCAGGTGAAGGGCCAGCCCGTTGAAGTAAAGGCCCGCCGCCACATGCTGCGCGGCTTCTCCGCGCACGCGGGGCAGCGCGACCTGATCGCGTGGGCCCGGGAGGCCTCGGAGGACCGGCCGCGGTTCGCCCTCACGCACGGCGAAGACGAGCCGCGCCGGGCGCTCAAGGGACGGCTGGAGTCGGAGCTCGGAGTCGATGTCGGCCTTCCGTCGAGGGGTGACGTGCTGGAAGTGTGACCACTGGAGGCGTGGTCAGTACCATGCGGCGATGGCGCGCCCCTTCCTCACCGCCCGCTGGCAGGACCTCGTGATCATCACGTGGCCCGTGCCGGAAGAACTGCTGCGGGCGCGTCTGCCCGAAGGTCTGGAGCTGGACCGCTGGCAGGGACGGGCGTGCGTCAGCCTGGTCGCCTTCGACTTCCGGGACTGCCGCGTGAAGGGGATCGCGTTCCCGGGGCTGGTGAACTTCCCCGAGGTCAACCTGCGGTTCTACGTGCGCGAGGCGGCGAGCGGCCGGCGCGGCGTGGTGTTCATCCGCGAGTTCGTGCCCAGCCACGTCATATCACTGGTCGCGCGCGTGGTGTACAACGAGCCCTACCGGGCGGTGCGGATGCGCAGCAGCGTGGAGTTCAGCGGTGGTCGAGTGAAGGTTGAGCACGCCCTGTCGCTGCGTCCCACACCGCTGCGGATCACTGCGGGCGCCAGCGCCGATACATGGGTCCCACCCGACGACACCGCCGAGCACTTTTTCAAGGAGCACAGCTGGGGCTACGGCAAGAACCGGCGCGGGCGGGCGCTCGTGTACGAAGTGCGGCACCCGGTCTGGAGCATCCGGCGCGCGGTGTCGGTGTCGATCGACGGCGACCTCGGGCAGGTGTACGGCCCCGAGTGGGCGTTCCTCAACACCGAGCCGCCACTGAACGTGCTGCTCGCGGTCGGATCGGCCGTCGAGGTCTTCGGCCACGCTGGCTTATAAAGAGCCGATCGCGCAAGCGATCGAGATGAGCATTGCCAACGCGCTTACCACTCGATTGCTCGCGCAATCGGCTCTCTAGAGCTTCAGCGGCACACCCTCAGCCCGGTACTTCTCCACCAG
This genomic interval carries:
- a CDS encoding DUF2071 domain-containing protein, whose amino-acid sequence is MARPFLTARWQDLVIITWPVPEELLRARLPEGLELDRWQGRACVSLVAFDFRDCRVKGIAFPGLVNFPEVNLRFYVREAASGRRGVVFIREFVPSHVISLVARVVYNEPYRAVRMRSSVEFSGGRVKVEHALSLRPTPLRITAGASADTWVPPDDTAEHFFKEHSWGYGKNRRGRALVYEVRHPVWSIRRAVSVSIDGDLGQVYGPEWAFLNTEPPLNVLLAVGSAVEVFGHAGL